In a single window of the Streptacidiphilus sp. P02-A3a genome:
- a CDS encoding phosphotransferase enzyme family protein translates to MGAVLRRYQDVIASSAERVSQGLLNRGLRITGPGGGYFLKQYLDDAGHASSGALAAQHRAVAGLRDLGLPVVPPLAARDGRTFVLLRGRRYALFPWVEGEHRSGTALEPEQCSALGALLGRVHTALAQLHPPVPQPPPQPSADPAQTRRTIVGLQALARDRDPQEPIDALARRRLRERLDLLDAHGHRRPAADAAPPTGWVHGDFHPLNLLYRGQEPVAVLDWDRLGLKPRTEEAVRAATLFFNHPDTGVLDLNRVRRYARAYREASGSSPEEVAAGVHRVWWERLNDFWMLRWRYQRRDLRVDPLFPAAAAQIAWWCEEYEQVLDACVN, encoded by the coding sequence GTGGGCGCGGTGCTGCGGCGCTACCAGGACGTCATCGCGAGCTCCGCCGAACGGGTGAGCCAGGGGCTGCTGAACCGGGGGCTGCGGATCACCGGTCCGGGTGGCGGCTACTTCCTCAAGCAGTACCTGGACGACGCCGGCCACGCGTCCAGCGGCGCCCTGGCCGCCCAGCACCGGGCCGTCGCCGGGCTGCGCGACCTCGGCCTGCCGGTGGTCCCGCCGCTGGCCGCCCGCGACGGGCGGACCTTCGTGCTGCTGCGCGGACGCCGGTACGCGCTGTTCCCCTGGGTCGAGGGAGAGCACCGCTCCGGCACCGCTCTCGAACCAGAGCAGTGCTCTGCCCTCGGAGCACTGCTCGGCCGGGTGCACACCGCTCTCGCCCAGCTGCACCCGCCCGTCCCGCAACCGCCGCCGCAGCCCAGCGCCGACCCGGCGCAGACCCGGCGGACCATCGTCGGACTCCAGGCGCTGGCCCGCGACCGGGACCCGCAGGAGCCCATCGACGCCCTGGCCCGGCGACGGCTGCGCGAGCGGCTCGACCTGCTGGACGCGCACGGCCACCGCCGACCCGCCGCCGACGCCGCCCCGCCCACCGGCTGGGTGCACGGCGACTTCCACCCGCTGAACCTGCTCTACCGCGGCCAGGAACCGGTCGCCGTGCTCGACTGGGACCGGCTCGGCCTCAAGCCCCGCACCGAGGAGGCGGTCCGCGCCGCCACCCTGTTCTTCAACCACCCCGACACCGGCGTGCTCGACCTGAACCGGGTCCGCCGCTACGCCCGCGCCTACCGCGAGGCCTCCGGCAGCAGCCCGGAGGAGGTCGCCGCGGGCGTGCACCGGGTGTGGTGGGAACGCCTGAACGACTTCTGGATGCTCCGCTGGCGCTACCAGCGCCGGGACCTGCGGGTGGACCCGCTGTTCCCGGCCGCCGCCGCCCAGATCGCCTGGTGGTGCGAGGAGTACGAGCAGGTCCTCGACGCCTGCGTGAACTGA
- a CDS encoding response regulator transcription factor, whose product MTQDGRIRVFLVDDHEVVRRGVQEVLSVDGGVEVVGEAGTVAEALARIPAARPDVAVLDVRLPDGSGVDVCREIRIRQPEVKCLILTSYFDDQALFDSIMAGASGYVLKSIRGPDLRSAVRDVAAGRSLLDPAATGRVLARLRGGEAGPDPRLTALGPQERRILDLIGEGMTNRQIGLELHLAEKTVKNYVSGLLSKLGMERRTQAAAYVAKLHAEERSQPP is encoded by the coding sequence ATGACACAAGACGGACGTATCCGGGTCTTCCTGGTGGACGACCACGAGGTGGTCCGCCGGGGCGTCCAGGAGGTGCTGTCCGTCGACGGCGGGGTCGAGGTCGTCGGCGAGGCCGGGACGGTGGCCGAGGCGCTGGCCCGGATCCCCGCCGCCCGCCCGGACGTGGCGGTGCTGGACGTCCGGCTGCCGGACGGCAGCGGGGTGGACGTCTGCCGGGAGATCCGCATCCGGCAGCCCGAGGTCAAGTGCCTGATACTGACCTCCTACTTCGACGACCAGGCGCTGTTCGACTCGATCATGGCGGGCGCGTCCGGCTATGTGCTGAAGTCCATCCGGGGTCCTGACCTGCGGTCCGCGGTGCGGGACGTGGCCGCAGGGCGGTCGCTGCTGGACCCGGCGGCCACCGGCCGGGTGCTGGCCCGGCTGCGCGGCGGCGAGGCCGGGCCCGACCCCCGGCTGACCGCGCTCGGCCCGCAGGAGCGGCGGATCCTCGACCTGATCGGGGAGGGGATGACCAACCGGCAGATCGGCCTGGAACTGCACCTGGCGGAGAAGACGGTGAAGAACTACGTCTCCGGGCTGCTGTCCAAGCTCGGCATGGAGCGCCGCACCCAGGCCGCCGCCTACGTCGCCAAACTGCACGCCGAGGAACGCTCCCAACCGCCTTGA